One Campylobacter sputorum subsp. sputorum DNA segment encodes these proteins:
- the hemL gene encoding glutamate-1-semialdehyde 2,1-aminomutase has product MTNKSAFDAAKKLIPGGVDSPVRAFKSVGTTPPFIDHAKGCYIYDIEGNKYIDFVQSWGPLIFGHCDKDIQEAIIKSVKKGVSFGAPTLSETNLAKLILDEFKFIDKIRFVNSGTEATMSAIRAARGYSKKDGLIKFEGCYHGHSDALLIKAGSGATTYANASSSGVPQDIVKNTYLAIYNDIKSVKDIFEANKDKIGVVIIEAIAGNMGLVPAKKEFLSQLRELCDKHGAVLILDEVMSGYRASKRGSFDFHDIKADMITFGKVIGGGMSAAAFGGKKEIMDCLSPDGAVYQAGTLSGNPVAMSAGIAALKKINNDKNLYKKLSSLSQMLMDGFSSAAKKNNIPLQTQTRGSMFGYFFSNKKVENYEDALKSDTLAFAKFHTNMLKQGIYLAPSQFETGFVCDAMDEKIIKKAIKAANKAFREI; this is encoded by the coding sequence ATGACAAATAAATCAGCATTTGACGCAGCAAAAAAACTAATTCCAGGCGGAGTTGATTCTCCTGTTAGAGCATTTAAAAGCGTTGGCACTACACCTCCATTTATAGATCACGCAAAAGGTTGTTATATTTATGATATAGAGGGAAACAAATACATAGATTTTGTCCAAAGTTGGGGACCTTTGATATTTGGACATTGCGATAAAGACATACAAGAAGCCATTATAAAAAGCGTAAAAAAGGGTGTGAGTTTTGGAGCACCAACACTTAGTGAAACAAATTTAGCCAAACTTATACTTGATGAGTTTAAATTTATTGATAAAATACGCTTTGTAAATAGTGGCACAGAAGCTACAATGAGTGCAATAAGAGCCGCTAGAGGATATAGTAAAAAAGATGGTTTAATCAAATTTGAGGGTTGTTATCACGGACATAGCGACGCACTTCTCATCAAAGCTGGAAGCGGTGCTACTACATACGCAAATGCAAGCAGTAGCGGAGTTCCACAAGATATAGTAAAAAACACATATCTAGCCATATACAACGATATTAAAAGCGTAAAAGATATATTTGAGGCAAACAAAGATAAGATTGGAGTTGTTATAATTGAAGCAATAGCTGGAAATATGGGCTTAGTTCCTGCTAAAAAAGAGTTTTTGTCGCAACTACGAGAGCTTTGTGATAAGCACGGAGCTGTTTTAATCTTAGATGAAGTAATGAGTGGATATAGAGCCAGCAAAAGAGGTAGTTTTGATTTTCATGATATAAAAGCCGATATGATAACTTTTGGTAAAGTTATAGGTGGAGGAATGAGCGCAGCAGCATTTGGCGGTAAAAAAGAGATAATGGACTGCTTAAGCCCAGATGGCGCTGTATATCAAGCTGGAACACTAAGTGGAAATCCAGTTGCAATGAGTGCTGGAATTGCTGCGCTTAAAAAAATCAACAATGACAAAAATTTATATAAAAAACTAAGCTCTCTTAGTCAAATGCTAATGGATGGATTTAGTAGTGCAGCCAAAAAGAACAATATCCCGCTACAAACACAAACAAGAGGCTCTATGTTTGGATATTTTTTTAGCAATAAAAAAGTTGAAAATTATGAAGATGCGCTAAAAAGCGATACATTAGCATTTGCTAAATTTCATACAAATATGCTAAAACAAGGCATTTATCTTGCGCCAAGTCAGTTTGAAACAGGTTTTGTATGCGATGCAATGGATGAAAAAATCATTAAAAAAGCTATAAAAGCTGCAAATAAAGCTTTTAGGGAAATTTGA
- the folD gene encoding bifunctional methylenetetrahydrofolate dehydrogenase/methenyltetrahydrofolate cyclohydrolase FolD: MTILDGKALSAKVKSEVKQEAIRLKNSGIQPALAVILVGEDKASQTYVNSKEKACNACEIRSIMHRLPENTSENELLALIDVLNLDDSIDGILVQLPLPKHISEQKVIKSISPFKDVDGFHAINTGNLVSGIDGFVPCTPLGIMRMFSEYGIDLTGKLACVIGRSNIVGKPMINLLLNANATVIATHSKTKDLSLLTKQADILVVAIGKPHFLTSDMVKDGAVVIDVGINRLDNGTLVGDVDFENVKEKCSFITPVPGGVGPMTIAMLLNNTIKSAQNRLNKAK; the protein is encoded by the coding sequence ATGACAATTTTAGATGGAAAAGCACTTAGTGCTAAGGTAAAATCTGAAGTAAAACAAGAAGCTATTAGGTTAAAAAATTCAGGAATTCAACCAGCTCTTGCTGTGATTTTAGTAGGTGAAGACAAAGCTTCTCAAACCTATGTGAACTCAAAGGAAAAAGCTTGCAATGCTTGTGAAATACGCTCTATAATGCATAGACTTCCTGAAAATACATCTGAAAATGAGCTTCTTGCACTTATAGATGTTTTAAATTTAGATGATAGTATTGATGGTATTTTAGTTCAACTCCCGCTTCCAAAACATATAAGCGAACAAAAAGTTATAAAATCCATATCGCCATTTAAAGATGTTGATGGATTTCATGCGATAAATACTGGAAATTTAGTTAGCGGTATAGATGGTTTTGTGCCTTGTACGCCACTTGGAATTATGAGAATGTTTAGTGAATATGGCATTGATTTAACTGGAAAACTAGCTTGTGTTATAGGAAGAAGCAATATAGTTGGAAAACCAATGATAAATTTACTTTTAAATGCAAATGCTACAGTTATCGCAACTCATAGCAAAACAAAAGATTTAAGCTTACTTACAAAACAGGCTGATATACTAGTAGTTGCCATTGGAAAACCACACTTTTTAACAAGCGATATGGTAAAAGACGGTGCTGTTGTTATAGATGTTGGTATAAATAGACTTGATAATGGAACTTTGGTTGGAGATGTTGATTTTGAAAATGTTAAAGAAAAGTGCTCTTTTATAACTCCAGTTCCTGGTGGAGTTGGGCCGATGACAATAGCAATGCTACTTAACAATACTATAAAATCAGCTCAAAATAGACTAAATAAAGCAAAATAA
- the lepB gene encoding signal peptidase I, producing MKRFFSKAYNFSSSWTGTIIIVLLIIFFIAQAFVIPSGSMKNTLLIGDHLFVKKYSYGIPTPHIPWIELPVLPDFDGDGHIISGDKPKRGDIVVFRFPEDEKIHYVKRNFATGDDEVIFDGKAFYLRANEGDEYMKKTFKGREFVTLNDKLFVKEPYDKKGIHYTDGKDLFLTMLAVMQKGDKVAMMPTFVKELPKRDNFYNANVNAFYFKVPTGEFFMIGDNRDNSYDSRFWGSVPYKFIVGKPWFIYFSWDSEYKIRWERIGRFIDTVENDTRYIYDQP from the coding sequence ATGAAAAGATTTTTTTCCAAAGCATATAATTTTTCAAGCAGCTGGACTGGAACTATTATAATAGTCTTGCTTATTATATTTTTTATAGCACAGGCTTTTGTAATACCAAGTGGCTCTATGAAAAATACACTTTTAATAGGCGATCATCTTTTTGTAAAAAAATATAGCTATGGTATACCAACTCCACACATTCCTTGGATTGAGCTGCCTGTGCTTCCTGATTTTGATGGAGATGGTCATATAATAAGTGGAGATAAGCCCAAAAGAGGCGATATAGTTGTTTTTAGATTTCCAGAGGATGAAAAAATTCACTATGTAAAAAGAAATTTTGCAACTGGCGATGATGAGGTTATATTTGATGGTAAGGCATTTTATCTAAGAGCAAATGAGGGCGATGAGTATATGAAAAAAACTTTTAAAGGCAGAGAATTTGTAACCTTAAATGATAAACTTTTTGTAAAAGAGCCTTATGATAAAAAGGGTATCCACTATACAGATGGAAAAGATCTGTTTTTAACAATGCTTGCTGTTATGCAAAAAGGTGATAAAGTTGCGATGATGCCTACATTTGTAAAAGAGTTGCCAAAAAGAGATAATTTTTACAATGCTAATGTAAATGCTTTTTATTTCAAAGTTCCAACTGGTGAGTTTTTTATGATAGGCGATAATAGAGATAACTCTTATGATAGTAGATTTTGGGGTAGTGTGCCTTATAAATTTATCGTTGGAAAGCCTTGGTTTATATATTTTTCGTGGGATAGTGAGTATAAGATTAGATGGGAGAGAATTGGTAGATTTATAGATACGGTTGAAAATGATACTAGATATATTTATGATCAACCGTGA
- a CDS encoding dehypoxanthine futalosine cyclase: protein MSVDEAVWMIENMPLNELGKKANERKKELHPKGITTFVIDRNINYTNICFVDCKFCAFCRKVNDEDAYILSYDEIDKKIDELIEIGGTEILFQGGVHPKLKIEWYEDLVEHIHKKYPNIDIHGFSAIEIDYIAKVSKISIDEVLKRLQNKGLYSIPGAGAEILSERVRNIIAPKKIDAKTWLNVHKSAHKINMKTTATQMFGTLETTKEIVEHWEMIRDLQDETGGFRAFILWSFQSGNTKLIQEYPDIIKQSPNKYLRLVAAARLFLDNFKNIQSSWVTQGKYVGQLALKFGANDMGSTMMEENVVNAAGATFKMNTQELIDIIKDVGETPAKRNTNYDILEIYK, encoded by the coding sequence ATGAGTGTTGATGAAGCTGTTTGGATGATAGAAAATATGCCTTTAAATGAACTTGGCAAAAAGGCAAATGAGCGTAAAAAAGAGTTACATCCAAAAGGCATAACGACTTTTGTCATAGATAGAAATATAAATTATACAAATATCTGCTTTGTGGATTGTAAATTCTGTGCTTTTTGCAGAAAAGTAAATGACGAAGATGCTTATATACTAAGTTATGATGAGATAGATAAAAAGATAGATGAGCTTATAGAAATTGGCGGAACAGAGATACTTTTCCAAGGTGGTGTTCATCCAAAGCTTAAAATAGAATGGTATGAGGATTTAGTTGAGCATATTCATAAAAAATATCCAAATATAGACATCCATGGCTTTTCTGCTATAGAGATAGATTACATAGCAAAAGTTAGTAAAATTTCCATCGACGAAGTTCTAAAAAGACTTCAAAACAAAGGTCTTTATAGCATTCCAGGTGCTGGGGCTGAAATTTTAAGTGAAAGAGTAAGAAACATTATAGCTCCAAAAAAGATAGATGCAAAAACTTGGTTAAATGTCCATAAAAGTGCACATAAAATAAACATGAAAACTACTGCAACACAGATGTTTGGTACGCTCGAAACAACAAAAGAGATAGTTGAGCACTGGGAAATGATAAGGGATTTGCAAGATGAAACGGGCGGGTTTAGAGCTTTTATCTTGTGGAGTTTTCAAAGCGGCAATACAAAACTGATACAAGAATACCCTGATATTATTAAGCAATCACCAAATAAATATCTCCGCTTGGTTGCTGCTGCAAGGCTATTTTTGGATAATTTTAAAAATATACAAAGTAGCTGGGTAACGCAAGGAAAATATGTCGGACAACTCGCACTTAAATTTGGTGCAAACGATATGGGCTCAACAATGATGGAAGAAAATGTCGTAAACGCAGCTGGTGCAACATTTAAAATGAATACGCAAGAGCTTATCGATATCATAAAAGATGTTGGAGAAACGCCTGCGAAACGCAATACAAACTATGATATTTTAGAAATTTATAAATGA
- a CDS encoding insulinase family protein: MERKFIEIKGIKIPVIYEKDSSLPIISMQLVFRVAGSIQNNNNFGLAKFCEKIMNEGTKKDGVSEFYKKLDMRAISLYVGCGFETLSISLDLLKEHFEFGLKAIKELLSDPNLDKNTIEKLKIITSSEILNLNSDFDYLAKTELNKILYEGSIYHILI, encoded by the coding sequence GTGGAAAGAAAATTTATAGAGATAAAAGGCATAAAAATTCCTGTTATTTACGAAAAAGATAGCTCTTTGCCTATAATTAGTATGCAGCTTGTTTTTAGAGTTGCTGGCAGCATACAAAATAATAATAATTTTGGACTTGCTAAATTTTGTGAAAAAATTATGAACGAAGGAACTAAAAAAGACGGAGTTAGTGAGTTTTACAAAAAACTTGATATGAGAGCAATTAGTCTTTATGTGGGTTGTGGATTTGAGACATTGAGTATAAGTTTAGATTTGCTTAAAGAGCATTTTGAATTTGGACTTAAAGCGATAAAAGAGCTTTTAAGTGATCCAAATTTAGATAAAAATACCATAGAAAAACTAAAAATTATAACTTCAAGTGAAATTTTAAATTTAAATAGCGATTTTGATTATTTAGCAAAGACAGAATTAAATAAAATTTTATATGAAGGCAGTATTTATCACATCCTGATTTAG
- a CDS encoding M16 family metallopeptidase: protein MNTITKDEISTFLKENLDLSNLFIVLGGDVDFEEHMLKDMLNSLHAGIPRVLPKFETSSKEIVKQKQKDSKQAYIYFGSPYNVNIDEYYLANVATFILGSSGFGSRLMEEIRVKRGLAYSAYARNSLNLSHKQIWGYLQTKNESKDEALSVVKKEFDEFVKNGVSKKELDMAKNFLLGSEPLRKETLSKRLSVAQSEYYLGQKEGFFDENLKKIANLKLKDLNDYISSHDEITKLSFSIISNEI, encoded by the coding sequence TTGAATACCATAACAAAGGATGAAATTTCAACATTTTTAAAAGAAAATTTAGATCTTTCAAATTTGTTTATAGTTTTAGGAGGTGATGTAGATTTTGAGGAGCATATGTTAAAAGATATGTTAAATTCTCTACATGCAGGAATTCCTAGGGTATTGCCAAAATTTGAAACTTCAAGCAAAGAGATTGTAAAACAAAAACAAAAAGATAGCAAACAAGCTTATATATATTTTGGTTCGCCATATAATGTCAATATAGATGAGTATTATCTCGCAAATGTGGCTACTTTTATCTTAGGAAGTAGTGGCTTTGGAAGTAGGCTTATGGAAGAAATACGCGTAAAAAGAGGGCTTGCATATAGTGCTTATGCTAGAAATTCTTTAAATCTTTCCCATAAACAAATTTGGGGATATTTACAAACCAAAAATGAGAGTAAAGACGAAGCATTAAGCGTTGTAAAAAAGGAGTTTGATGAATTTGTAAAAAATGGCGTTAGTAAAAAAGAACTTGATATGGCAAAAAACTTTCTTCTTGGAAGTGAGCCGCTTAGAAAAGAAACTTTATCAAAAAGATTAAGCGTAGCTCAAAGTGAGTATTATTTAGGACAAAAAGAAGGATTTTTTGATGAAAATTTAAAGAAAATTGCTAACTTAAAACTCAAAGATTTAAACGACTACATTTCATCTCATGATGAGATAACAAAGTTAAGTTTTAGCATAATAAGTAATGAAATTTGA
- the recG gene encoding ATP-dependent DNA helicase RecG — MKFDIKDRSNLEKIGVTSLLDLALLLPKKYDDLSVKNSPNDGENVVEIEIKYQTRKLNILQITAFCITWQCDVKIIIFNARKWHFAAFKSGKKMFIHAKSSFAYGSWQFVNPKIVTKIGEILPHFKRDIKDQYIANLIHKYITYENLLSQGLNENEANLLLNLHKNNSQSIEILSNLKEHKEIFTTIKFVEIYNYMKKLSTKKTDFMAKKIDIFDISSWLKTLPFKPTKDQLNALDDIKNDFLLAKASKRVIMGDVGSGKTLVMLGAALMMYPQNAILMAPTSILAEQIYSEAKKLLPSFMNVMLVKSGDKNLNFNGVNLIIGTHVLLYQELPKTSLVMVDEQHRFGSNQRQKINLLTSDGRFRAHFLQFSATPIPRTLSLIQSSLVNFSFLKTLPYEKHIHTFVIQNNGFKNLINHIKKEINLGKQAIVVYPLVEKSEVSNYQSIDEAKDFWFKNFKNVYMTHGKDKDKEQILLDFRDKGSLLLTTTVVEVGISLPKLSIIVIVAAEKLGLASLHQLRGRVGRNGGDGWCYLYTKLKNIPPRLKEFSQTLDGFKVANIDLKNRQSGDILDGTIQHGATFEYYDMDENLAQMAQKRLNKI, encoded by the coding sequence ATGAAATTTGATATAAAAGATAGATCAAATTTAGAAAAAATAGGAGTAACTAGCTTACTTGATCTTGCTTTGCTTTTACCAAAAAAGTATGATGATTTAAGCGTAAAAAATAGCCCTAATGATGGCGAAAATGTAGTAGAAATAGAAATCAAATATCAAACTAGAAAACTTAATATTCTTCAAATAACCGCATTTTGTATAACTTGGCAATGTGATGTAAAAATCATAATTTTTAATGCTAGAAAATGGCATTTTGCTGCATTTAAAAGCGGTAAAAAAATGTTTATACATGCAAAATCCTCGTTTGCTTATGGCTCTTGGCAATTTGTAAATCCAAAAATTGTTACAAAAATAGGCGAGATTTTGCCACATTTTAAAAGAGACATAAAAGATCAATATATTGCAAATTTGATACACAAATACATAACTTATGAAAATTTACTCTCCCAAGGTTTAAACGAAAATGAAGCAAATTTGCTATTAAATTTACATAAAAACAATTCACAAAGCATAGAAATTCTATCAAATTTAAAAGAACACAAAGAAATTTTTACTACTATTAAATTTGTTGAAATTTATAATTATATGAAAAAATTAAGCACCAAAAAAACTGATTTTATGGCTAAAAAAATTGATATTTTTGATATAAGCTCATGGTTAAAAACTTTACCATTTAAGCCAACAAAAGATCAGTTAAATGCACTAGATGATATAAAAAACGATTTTCTTTTAGCAAAAGCATCAAAACGAGTTATAATGGGCGATGTTGGAAGCGGCAAAACTCTTGTGATGCTTGGAGCTGCTCTTATGATGTATCCACAAAATGCTATTTTAATGGCACCAACAAGTATTTTAGCTGAGCAAATTTACAGCGAAGCAAAAAAATTACTACCAAGTTTTATGAATGTAATGCTTGTTAAAAGCGGTGATAAAAACTTAAATTTTAATGGCGTAAATTTGATTATAGGAACGCATGTTTTATTGTATCAAGAACTTCCAAAAACCTCTCTTGTTATGGTAGATGAACAGCATAGGTTTGGTTCAAATCAAAGGCAAAAAATCAATCTTTTGACAAGCGATGGTAGGTTTAGGGCGCATTTTTTGCAATTTAGTGCAACACCGATACCAAGAACGCTTAGTTTGATTCAATCTTCTCTTGTAAATTTTAGTTTTTTAAAAACTTTACCATATGAAAAACATATTCATACTTTTGTGATTCAAAATAATGGTTTTAAAAATCTTATTAATCATATTAAAAAAGAAATAAATCTTGGAAAACAGGCTATTGTGGTTTATCCGCTTGTAGAAAAAAGTGAAGTTAGTAATTATCAAAGTATAGATGAAGCAAAGGATTTTTGGTTTAAAAATTTTAAAAATGTATATATGACGCACGGAAAAGACAAGGATAAAGAACAAATTTTGCTAGATTTTAGAGATAAAGGCTCACTTTTGCTTACTACAACCGTGGTTGAAGTTGGTATATCGTTACCAAAACTTAGCATTATTGTCATAGTAGCAGCTGAAAAACTTGGTCTTGCTTCGCTTCATCAGCTTCGTGGAAGAGTTGGTAGAAATGGGGGTGATGGTTGGTGCTATTTATATACAAAGTTAAAAAATATTCCGCCTAGATTAAAAGAATTTAGCCAAACGCTAGATGGTTTTAAGGTAGCAAATATTGATCTTAAAAACCGTCAAAGCGGCGATATACTAGATGGAACCATTCAACACGGTGCGACTTTTGAGTATTATGATATGGATGAAAATTTGGCACAAATGGCACAAAAAAGATTAAATAAAATTTAA
- a CDS encoding HsdM family class I SAM-dependent methyltransferase, with translation MAKSRYQSVEPKVADIVNGWLKQYNLDYKLEQGSLNTEIDKALNEYASKNGGKGGNRPDVKILLQDKNLYYYPILIEYKGYKDKLIKLDANNQVENLTAKNEPNYKNINSYALNGAVHYANAILHYTSYTDVIAIGVTGYDDEFEKTQIQIAVYYVSKKNLGVGQEVAKYTDLSFLKKENFNDFIKKVKSLSLSPDELEKIKAKKEQEIQTSLTKLNNDIYRDEKGLSENDRVYLVAASIMATLGIPSKVSPLEKDELKSSTEKGSTDGEIIIRKIEAFLSHKNLPVSKQEMIVRTLSNTLLTENINRPINDESQLKRVFTKIVDDLGIYYKIGLTTDFTGKLFNEMYSWLGFTQDKLNDVVLTPSYVAKLLVKLARVDKDSYVWDFATGSAGLLVAAMNEMLDDAKNKISSPDELRQKELNIKANQLLGLEVLSSIYMLAILNMIMMGDGSSNILNQDSLLNFDGKYGFGKTEEKFPATAFVLNPPYSAAGNGMVFVQKALSMMSKGYAAIIIQNSAGSGKAKEYNIEILKHSTLIASIKMPIDLFIGKSSVQTNIYVFRVGEPHHKDEIVKFIDFSNDGYTRSNRKKASINLKDTNNAKERYTELVNLVRFGKSKLKIFTENEYYETTIDPNNGCDWNKSAPIDTKPNLNDFKKTVSDYLAWEVSNLLKNGDDSLGK, from the coding sequence TTGGCAAAGTCAAGATATCAATCAGTTGAACCAAAAGTTGCTGATATAGTAAATGGTTGGCTAAAACAATATAATTTAGATTATAAGCTAGAACAAGGTAGCTTAAATACAGAAATTGATAAAGCCTTAAATGAATACGCTTCAAAAAATGGTGGCAAAGGTGGAAACCGCCCAGATGTAAAAATTCTTTTGCAAGATAAAAATTTATATTATTATCCTATCTTGATAGAATACAAAGGCTACAAAGATAAATTAATCAAACTAGATGCAAATAATCAAGTAGAAAATCTAACCGCAAAAAACGAACCAAATTATAAAAATATCAATTCATATGCACTAAATGGAGCGGTGCATTACGCAAATGCTATCTTGCACTATACAAGCTATACCGATGTCATAGCCATTGGCGTTACAGGATATGATGATGAGTTTGAAAAGACTCAGATACAAATCGCAGTTTATTATGTTTCAAAGAAAAACTTAGGCGTGGGGCAAGAAGTTGCTAAATACACAGATTTATCATTTTTAAAAAAAGAAAATTTTAACGATTTTATTAAAAAAGTTAAATCTCTATCTTTAAGCCCTGATGAACTTGAGAAAATCAAAGCCAAAAAAGAACAAGAAATTCAAACAAGCCTAACAAAGCTAAATAACGATATTTATAGAGATGAAAAAGGTTTAAGCGAAAACGATAGAGTCTATTTAGTAGCTGCTTCGATAATGGCAACTTTAGGAATTCCTAGCAAAGTTAGCCCACTTGAAAAAGATGAGCTAAAGTCATCTACTGAAAAAGGTAGCACTGACGGTGAAATTATTATCCGTAAAATAGAGGCTTTTTTAAGTCATAAAAATCTCCCAGTTTCAAAGCAAGAGATGATAGTTAGAACCCTTTCAAACACTCTTTTAACTGAAAATATAAACCGTCCGATAAACGACGAAAGTCAGCTTAAAAGAGTTTTTACAAAGATTGTTGATGATTTAGGTATTTATTATAAAATCGGGCTTACGACTGATTTTACGGGAAAACTTTTTAACGAAATGTATTCGTGGCTCGGGTTTACTCAAGATAAATTAAACGATGTAGTTTTAACGCCCTCATATGTAGCAAAACTTCTTGTAAAACTTGCAAGAGTTGATAAGGATAGCTATGTTTGGGACTTTGCAACAGGCTCAGCGGGACTTTTGGTTGCTGCTATGAATGAGATGCTAGATGATGCGAAAAATAAAATTTCATCCCCTGATGAATTAAGACAAAAAGAACTTAACATAAAAGCAAACCAACTTCTCGGACTTGAAGTTTTATCAAGTATCTATATGCTTGCGATTTTAAATATGATAATGATGGGGGATGGTAGCTCAAATATCCTAAATCAAGACTCACTTTTAAATTTTGATGGCAAATATGGTTTTGGTAAAACTGAAGAGAAATTTCCAGCCACGGCTTTTGTGCTAAATCCTCCATATTCTGCTGCTGGAAATGGGATGGTTTTTGTTCAAAAAGCCTTGTCTATGATGAGTAAAGGTTACGCTGCTATCATCATCCAAAATTCAGCTGGAAGTGGCAAAGCAAAAGAGTATAATATAGAAATTTTAAAGCACTCTACTTTAATAGCAAGTATTAAAATGCCAATAGATTTATTTATCGGTAAATCAAGCGTGCAAACAAATATCTATGTTTTTAGAGTTGGTGAGCCTCATCACAAGGATGAAATCGTTAAATTTATAGACTTTTCAAATGACGGCTACACAAGAAGTAATCGCAAAAAAGCAAGTATAAATTTAAAAGATACAAATAACGCAAAAGAACGCTACACTGAGCTTGTAAATTTAGTTCGCTTTGGTAAAAGTAAGCTTAAAATTTTCACTGAAAATGAGTATTACGAAACAACGATAGACCCAAATAACGGCTGCGATTGGAATAAATCAGCCCCAATTGATACAAAACCAAATTTAAACGACTTTAAAAAAACAGTAAGTGATTATCTCGCGTGGGAAGTATCAAATTTGCTTAAAAATGGAGATGATAGCCTGGGAAAATAG
- a CDS encoding restriction endonuclease subunit S — protein MFEVVGTKSLDSNAIDFIDKGINFVGRTFENNGIQGKIAKRDFEPNEPFTITATVIGNYKYVKFQKEPYYCSQNINKLSPKILIKKWNDKIAYFFVSNIQKFVSLYDYQQSGYKLDDIKNHIIKLPINLKSEIDFEFMENFIAELEAERIAELEAYLLVTNLKDYKLTTDEQNALKEFENLEWKEFKIGDLFNRLSTKKLPYKAKDLPNIPTDRYILPCLTSSFQNQGLNYYAPKENATVLKNVISIPSNSDIYRAYFQSREFTVLSDAYGIDWIDKNFVLLSQQYLFIVTCINKVTDLPKYSYKNKLGGWNVVKNKFISLPTKNGEIDFKFMENFIIAVQKLVIKYVVLYADEKIEVTKKIVCNKG, from the coding sequence TTGTTTGAAGTTGTAGGAACTAAATCATTAGATAGCAATGCTATTGATTTTATAGATAAGGGTATAAATTTCGTTGGTAGAACTTTTGAAAACAATGGAATACAAGGAAAAATAGCAAAAAGAGACTTTGAACCAAACGAACCTTTTACAATAACAGCCACAGTGATAGGAAATTATAAATATGTAAAATTTCAAAAAGAGCCATATTATTGTTCTCAAAATATAAATAAATTATCGCCTAAAATTTTAATAAAAAAATGGAATGATAAAATTGCATATTTTTTTGTATCAAATATACAGAAGTTTGTTTCTTTATATGATTATCAGCAAAGTGGTTATAAATTGGATGATATAAAAAATCACATAATAAAACTTCCTATAAATTTAAAAAGCGAGATTGATTTTGAATTTATGGAAAATTTTATAGCTGAGCTTGAGGCGGAGCGTATAGCGGAGCTTGAGGCGTATCTACTCGTGACAAATTTGAAAGATTATAAGCTTACAACTGATGAACAAAATGCTTTAAAAGAATTTGAAAATTTAGAGTGGAAAGAATTTAAAATCGGTGATTTATTTAATAGGCTATCAACAAAAAAGCTACCATACAAAGCTAAAGATTTACCTAATATTCCAACTGATAGATATATCTTGCCTTGTTTAACTTCTAGTTTTCAAAATCAAGGATTAAATTATTATGCACCAAAAGAAAATGCAACTGTTCTTAAAAATGTAATTTCTATACCTTCAAATAGTGACATTTATAGGGCATATTTTCAATCTAGGGAATTCACAGTTTTATCTGATGCCTATGGTATTGATTGGATAGATAAAAATTTTGTATTATTATCACAGCAATATTTATTTATAGTTACTTGCATTAATAAAGTTACAGATTTACCTAAATATTCTTATAAAAATAAACTTGGTGGCTGGAATGTTGTAAAAAATAAATTTATATCCTTGCCAACCAAAAATGGCGAGATTGATTTTAAATTTATGGAAAATTTCATAATCGCAGTTCAAAAGTTAGTTATAAAATATGTCGTTTTGTATGCGGATGAAAAGATAGAAGTTACTAAAAAGATAGTTTGTAATAAAGGATAA